CATTCTCCTGTGTTGGAGCTCCACGATCACGCCCCAGCCCTTCCAATTGTCCTGTGGGTCCGCTGCCCCATTAGACTCCCCCCACCTCAGTTACAGCCCTTCGGGGTCCCGCGCTCCACGTCCTTCACGTCCACATCCGAGGAGTGGGTGTGCCCGCCCCGGCCTAGCCCACTCGCCTCGGGACTCCATTTCCCAGCGACCCCAACTCGCTCAAACCCGTGCCCCATCAGCTGACCGAGTCGCCTGACTGGACTGGCACTCCCCGGCCCAGGGCTGGGGCCCCGGGTCACACCCACTACCCTCCCGAGTCCGGCGGCGAATGTCTCCTGTCTGCACGTGCGGAAGGAACCTTCGTCCCCAGCTGTGAAAGGGGTCAGCCCCGCTGCCTTCGCCTCTCCGAGCCCTGGTTCTCATCCCCCTCTTTAGTCTCTATCAGACCTTTCGTTTGTCTCGCCAGGGATTTCGAGCGGGCTCTGTGGTGCTGGGAGAGCCGAGGCAAAATGTCCCCGGAATCCAAAAAGCTGTTCAACATCGTTATTTTAGGCGTTGCCTTTATGTTTATGTTCACTGCCTTTCAAACTTGTGGAAATGTGGCGGTGAGTGGTGATCTATTTTCATCTTCAAATTCTACCTGCTGGTCATGAGTTCAGTAAGGGTTGATGCACATGGAATTTTAACGATTCTAAGTCACACTCTACATGCTCACTCTGTCACTTcccatctccctcttttcttttttctcctgttgGTTATTAGACTTGATTTTATGTGTCAGACACACTGTTTATTCCTCCTTAAATGTGGATGTTTAATCATtgctccctctttttctctttgattttgtaCTAGAGCAGGTATGAGAGTTTGCCccagttattttactttttgaccATAGTGAcgggggacacagtttcagggttcatccCCGTCAATAGCATGTACATTATTGGCGCTTGGAAGAACAAGGAAATGAAACTCTCAACCCATAGTTTTAGTCAATTTAGTCAACAACTTTGTGTTAACAATATTCCTTCTAATATTGTGCTCCCCTCCAATATTATACACTTGTGTAGTAGAATTGTGAATTCTTTCGTGTTATTTCTATAAGTTTAAAGGAAAGTTTCTGGCAGAGGGAACTTGGTGTAGTCATTTagtaatccttttatttttcacagCAAACTGTTATTAGAAGCCTAAACAGCACAGATTTTCATGGCAGTGGATATACCAGGTATAGTATACTAGTTTTGCTTGTTTAACTGGACTTTGTCAAAATCacattaaatgatatttaaagcACTGGACAATAGAATCAGTAATTCTTAGTTCTGAATCCTAACCcagccacttattagctgtatgactattggcaaattatttaaccttacTAAATTTCCATATCCTCATGTACTAATACTTGCAGGGTGATTGTGATGAAAAACCCAAACCTCAAAGTGTTTCGTATATTATCactatcatctttatttttaccttcccattTTAAAAGCTGATTAAGGTTACAGATTGTAGCCTTagttcatcttattttttttttttttaatccatcagtgtcatttttaaaaatcacatataatTAGTACCCAATCCTAAGTGGAAGGGAATTTGCATGTTATCTTTCTggaatattaatgaaatatttatctGCTTTCCCTATTTTGTATAATAGTAATATGTATCTTGGGGTAGCTAGTAGAGCATTGTCCTAGGATTCAGTAAAGTATAGGTTGAAATCTTGCCTCTTACTtgtactagttgtatgaccttaagAAAGTCCCTTCACTTCTCAGTGCCTAATAACTTTGTAAGACTAGAAGTTTAGTTAAGGGAGCTGGGTTCCTGATAGAGTTTCCTgttgccaatgaaatcataagtctaggACAAAAGAAGTAATATTGCTTATTGCCTTTCATAAAAAGAAGCCTCCaagtgttgtgtgtgtgtgtgagtgtgtgtgtgtgtgtgtgtgtgtgtgtgtacacatttcttttgtaaaatgtttcAGTGATGGGATTATCtctttaaagctagaaggaaactCTTTAGATTTCTACCCTTCTCCTGTtaacatttaaggaaactgagatccaaagagtTTTAATTCTTTTGCCAAAGTCACTTTTTACAAATGGAGTAACTTAAGGTGCAAAGACTTGTTCATTTCATAAGTAAGTCATATTTGAACAAAgaaatacaattaattttttttttaacctggaagaaagaacaaaagcagTACAGTTTTCCTATTTGTATATGTGCACTTGCTTGAATGCCAGCAGTTcagtttctttcagttttattttgttgtttaccTTCTCCTAGGTTTGACCTGTATTGTGTTAAGTAATGAGAAGTAGCATTTCCTGGTGGTTAGAGATCCAGGCCATCAAGCCAAGAATATCTGAATTTtaagtcttgcctctgatacatactgattTTATGACTATGGGCAAAATCACTTTCAGGCAAGATAATAAGAAAGTCATAACCTATATTGGTAAAAATTCCCTCTCTTGCAAAGAAATCAGAGTTTCAGTCTCTGTACCTATATCATGTTAACTAATAAATATGCAGTAGTCTGAAGTGATTGACAATATACATATAGTGCTTTATTCCAGTTAATTTTGAAATTCTAACTTGATTAACATTATTTATgataatatttcttaattttaaaactaaaagataatttattttggcTTTGTAAACTTAAGTTTCAGCCctaaatctgagtttttaaattaagCATAAATCATATTCTAGTGAATTTTCTTAATAGCCAAAGCAATCTATTCATTATTAATTGATAAAATTTTACCTAAATATTATCACTGATAAGCAAATTGCAGTTGTGGCAAGTGAAATTCACTTTCAAGTAACTGGGGTTGATGTCCATGGTTAATGTTTAAAGATTTTAatcaaattattagaaaaattttagaCAGAATGGTACCAAGGTATGTAACATGATTTTTTtaacaaaggaaaattataaCCAACTATTCTAGTTTTAGATAATAcctttttgacaaaatattttgtatatataccaGTGAACTCCAGTGGTGTAGATTAATACTGGATGATGGTCTTTTTTTATAAGGATTTTTTAGTTAATAATATGTTAGTTAACATCACATGTTTTTTAATAGTAcgtttttattgaaaaatatatccttttttttaaagaaagtgatTCAGAACTTCTTAGATGGTATTTCACAGTGTTTTTCCTTGCTtaatctcaaattttttttcatgtagcaTGGCAATTATTTATGGAGTATTTTCTGCTTCAAACTTGATTACGCCTTCAGTTGTAGCCATAGTGGGACCTCAACTATCTATGTTTGCTAGTggtttattttataggtaagtaGCATTATAGTACATCATTTATTTCATCAGAATGCCATTAGCATCTTATAAAAACTTAGTAAAAGCTCCATTATTTTCTAACCTAGCATCATTCTAGGGAGCATTCCATCAGTTTGACTATTTTGTACTTTGGGATACATTCTAGATGTTAATGTAATTAAGATTTCAGGAAATCTCCTCTTTTTCAAGAATCCTGTCgtgttcattaatttttaattttaaaaattactttgcataaaaatatttaagagcAATGAGCTTACAATTAACAACCCAGACTGATGAATTTGAGTTTGgtgaaaattcggaaaagaaaaTTTAGCTCCAAATTCTTATTTAAAGCAACAAAATTTTATTGTGTTAAAGTACAGTTCAAGCTGATGTATACATCTTgttcatttattaaaatgttatataagagaaaggaaaattaaaataaggatatttgtatttttgtgttaCTGGAAATAAGTTGATAAAACAGCTTTATTTGTGATATTGGAACTCTTAAGAGTTgaacaaaacttccattgaattagtttagtttgtttttaattggcCAAAGGTAGATGACTGCTTAGTGACTGAACCTTTCTACCTGAAAGTAGGACTATAACTTCTCTTTATTCTGTCAATCCACTTCATATGAGGCCATGTCATCCAACATCTATCTTATAAAATAACAGCAGctttaatagaaatgaataaataaaatgttttccttttgaaAACTGGAAACATTTTAGAACTTAAATTTTAGATTGATACTTGGAAGCATTATTGgcatattttatgtattatttgaAGATAACTTGACCTGTTATGTTTTAGCATATACATTGCCGTTTTTATCCAGCCTTTCACATGGTCCTTCTACACAGCATCTGTTTTCATTGGAATTGCAGCTGCTGGTAAGCATGGCTAATGTCTTCCTGCTCTGCATTCTTCTGGGGCTTATCAATGGGTATCATTTGTTTGTAAAttaagttacttaattttttattattattactattattgttaacTTGGGTTTGCCTTTTAGTACTTTGGACAGCACAAGGAAATTGCCTTACAATAAATTCAGATGAAAATACTATTGGAAGAAACAGTGGAATTTTCTGGGCACTCTTGCAGTCCAGGTAGAATTCTTActtgaaatcttttttctttgattaattcACTTCACCTAATTAATTCTTTTATCATTCAGTACTTTTCAGACCTTCCACATCAGTTGATTTTATTaagttttcaaatatatgtaacatTATACTCAAGATTATAGAATGAGTTAAAACTAAAGCCTATATCACCAATAATTCATTCATAAGTGCaatcacaaagaagaaaataacaaacctgGCATGGTCATTATTTTCATAggacttttcctttgttttggtaattcatatgactataaatataaatgtttatgttGAGTCAGCTGctatatattaagcacctactagataCCTACTAAGCactaaggaaataaagaaaagcaaaaatagttcctgccctcaagtagcttgCAGTCTAATGGGAAGGAGACCACATGTAAACAATTATGTGCAAACAAGATGTACACAAAATAAATTGAGGATAGATTGAGGGAAGGATTAAGGAGGCCTAGGAAAAACTTCGTGAAAGAAGTAAGAGTTTGTTTGAAGCTTGGTCAGGGAAGCcagaaaatagagaagagaaaggagagaatttcaaGCATGggagaaaatcattaaaaatacctAGTGTGGAGATTGAGTAAGGAACAGCAATGAGGCTAGTATCACTGGATTAAAGAATATGTAGTgagaagtaaaatataaaaagatgaaatagcAGAAAGGAACCAGGTGgtaaaaggttttaaaagccaaatggtATTTAacatttgatcctggaaacaATAGGGAGCTAACATGATCAGGCTTATGCTCTCATTGCTGAATAGAAGATGGACTGAAGAAGGGAGACACTTGGAAATGGGGAGATCAACAGGAAAACTTGCAGTAGTCTAGAAGTGATGTGATGAGAGCATGGATCAGGATTAGTATTATAGGAGATTATGGGGGGATAGAATTTGGGGGACAGAAATTGTTGAGTCCAGTATGACATCTGCATTTAGAGTCTAAGTAACTGGGAAGATGTGGttctattataaatttaaaatgaatctgTAATTTCCAGACAATACCAAATGAAATACAAGtttaaaataagagaagaataaTTTCTTCATTAGAGTCttttttcaggggcagctaggtgttgcagtggttagagcaccagccttgaagtcaggagaacctgagttcaaatccgatcttagacacttaacacttcctaactgtgtgaccctggacaagtcatttaatcccaattgcctcagcaaaaaaaaaaaaaagattcttttttccaAGCCATTTTGTTAGAGAGTTCTAGTAAATCATATGATTCAAAATGAGTACTTTTCTTTGAAAGGCTACTGTGAATCAAGTTACTGTCACATGACAGATAGCACATTATTTCAGATCTCAGTTGCAAATTAAATTTTTCCAAGCATAGAATGAAAGGGGGGGAGGgtcatcatttttcataattattattctaGAGCTAGAAGAAAGAGTTGAGGAAAAGTATATATGCCCTTTTTTTGCTTAGAAATAACTggattcccttttttaaaatctctaatagtattttaaatatatccttcttaccttttttttcctttccagctTGTTCTTTGGAAATCTTTACATTTATCTTGCTTGGCAAGGAAAAACTCAAATATCAGGTTTGtattatttactttgtttttaagaCTCCAGTGACatctattatttgtattattttgggCACTGCTATAATAAAAACTTGAGCTTCTAGAttctcattttcatattttgagATTTTAGCAACCTTAAACCAACAGCTTATTTCATTTTCCCTATAGAATGGATTACCACTCTTTAAATAGTATTAAGGACTTTAAAGTCATTTAAGAAGTTTTGTTGTAGAttgaaaattatgaaagaaatacTTGATACTTAAACAAGAAAATCTTGTACTTTGACTATTTTTTACATTGCTCTGTAATGacaaaatatgatttttgttaggattacaaaggtgcaaactcctttcaaaggcctgaaccaaaggtgtgaattctgagctagagaattgtttagacaacctgagttctcaccttgtaatcctaacaattttctttttctatgcttATTCCTTTGGCTTGTTACCACATCTGAAACAAAGATAGGAATGGAATTGACATTTTATCTCTTATCCAAAGTTCATCAGGTTTTATTGATGCATTTAACAAGTATTTTGATAATTAAACACTTTTAGCTATTGTTAGCCTCTGTGGAAAAAATACAGATTTAAGGATTATTTATGTAATTAACACtgcctatctttttttcttcagagaatGACCGAAGAACGGTTTTTATTGCTCTGACGGTGATTAGCCTTGTGGGaacagttcttttctttctcattaggaAACCAGACCCTGATAATGTATTGGGAGATGATGAGTCCTCTGATAATGAGAGTCTGGAAGTCAACATGTAAGAACTTTGGAAATTAacctgtttttttccctttcaaagttTGGGCTCATGTAGTCCTGGGATCACCAACTTCTTTATCCTTGTCTATCATCCCAAAAACTAGACCAGTCCCaatagttgggaaaaaaaaaagaaaaagaaaaaatttttaaaaggaagaagaaaagggtagaatggaaatagaagagaaaatattatataaaagagTTAGGTTCTGATCTTATCTTCACTACTTAGGCAAATCTCTATAGTAAATTCTCCAGTAATTTCCTTAAGTAATCTGAAGTATtcctaaatctgtgatttctGCCCATAGTGATCTGAGTGAACTCAGATTAGGAAGTTTAATACCTATTTCTATACATTGACTTTAGAGAATTCCTTAAGTGAGCATGGTTTTTGTAGCTTTCAAGGAAGAAATCTTGGTGATAATCTGTTCAGCCAATCCTTCCTTTTACATATGCTTAAATCAAGATTGTATAGTCATGGGCAAATTTTTTGAATGTAGAggaggtataattttttttttttttttttacttcatagtGCTGTGGTCAATTATTAGTCACATGAATGAATAACCATttttttctatgttcttctaTCCTTAATTagataaaactttgaaaaatatcaatttatgGAATGTGGTTTATAGATTAAGAATATCTTTTCCTTAACTGGGATTTTATTAGTTGGAGTTAGTATTTTTTTGGAGTTCATGGTAGTAACATAGCCAAAGAATGAATCATATCTGCCTTCATGACAGTTACAGTTTTATTGTTGAGAATGAGAAGGGAGGTTTTCCTATTTATTACATTACTTTGCCTTTTTAATTAgcataaaggaaacaaaatatgaGAGTAAAAAGACCACTCACTGGCTTTGGAGTAACAAGACCTGGGTCAAATCTTGGCTTTGACACTTTTTGTGAATGTAAGCAAGTCACTTGGCCCCTCTGGGCTAGAGTtgatttatctgtaaaatgaaagcttgaacttaaaaaaagttaaaaaaaaattatacctccTCTACATTCAAAAAATTTAAGAGTTAGAGTACATACTAAGGAGAGTTTTAACTTTAAAGATTAGTTTGACATTCCTACAGAAAATTACTAACTACTTAACTAATCTGGTCTTTGATTTAGTACCCACCCTGAAGTTCTGATCTTTTAGgcttaaaaacagaaacaaagcaatattgatcttttaatgtactatttttcaaattaattggATCCTAATTACCAATTACCTCCTGTTATTCCATTTATCAAGGAATTGCATGAATTCCCTTGAGATTCCCTTTATCTCTATCATACCAACTGGAATTCTagttatatgttttgttttgttttgttttttcagcttGCTAAAGTAGACTTTATTGGTATAGTGGTAAAAGGGATctatctatttttccccttttcattaaAGAATGAAGAATTTTACTCTACACAGAAATGttgcattaataaaaataaattttgtttacaagatagtgagaaaaataatgctttcacaaatattttcatgAATTGAAAATACTGCCttgttataaattatatttgaCTATGATCTAAGTGAAAATCAACAGAAAGATAACTTTGTGTGAATTATATTTATTCAGAAGATTGAAGACCTTAATTTATGGATCATGATAAATATTTGACTAAAACAGAAATATAAGCCTTCATGATAAAACAAGCAACATTCCTTGCCACTTAATACTTAGAATCTGTAATTGTTTAAATACTGTATTAAAGCAtaatggtattttcttttttttcttcttgaagactgaaaagaaatttttttttttattcaaccaGGTCTATCCAGAATGACATGACAAAGGCAGTAGATGCATTTAGTGAGTATTTTGCATTTTTGGAGGGGATGGATTGATTGTGGTGATTTCTTTGGCCTTTTGGTTTAGATTAAGTGAGTGGATTAGTAAATGATATTGTAAAGGAATTTCTGAGAAGGAGTGAACTGTATAGTAaaaagttaataaacatttattaagtgcatactatatgctaagtactgggcTATGTGACAGGatgtaaagaaaggaaagagtctGTTCTCAATTACTCAGTTTAATGTAAGAAACAATAGGCAAACAAATGTGTACAAACAGGATATCCTGAAGGTATAAGAAAATGACAGAGAGCATCACAGTTATGGGAGGCAAGCAAGGAAAATGTCCAGAGTCAGAAGACAGGGTCAACctatttcctcatgtataaaatgagactTTAAGGTTATTTGATGTCATTGTTATCCATACTGCCATCAGTAGTGGTTGAAATCACCTCTGACTGCTAATAAAAATTCTCTTGAATTGTATCACCAAAAAATTTATTACCTAGTAATTAAACTTTAAGTGGACCTTTTTGAATTTAACTAGGCTGGATCTCCAAACCTGAAAACTTTCTAACTTATTAAAAGACTTGGAAGATACTCCTGACAAGTCCTCCAAGATAAGTCAAGTCCTCCATATCAGTTAGgcattggaaaataatttttgtgaaagtttgtgaggaacaaataagttgatatgtgtaaaatatttctGGAATGTTATACATCTCTCTGTTCAGTGTATGCCATTAACACTGTTTGTGATCAGTTCAACCAAATATACACAGATCTCAGTCAACTTATAAGAGTGCCTGAACAGGAAGTTCAAATAACattgataattatttttgaaaagaaatgtgttttataaatattactaaaTTGTAGTGAGTGAAATTGATTATGTTCTCAGAAAGTGTAATTGATTTAACATTCATTAGTCTTTTCTGTTTATTCAAAAGGCCATTCatttattgttaggttcttactaagtgcaaagttggtacttaacaattctctagttcacacctttggttgaGGCCTTTtaggggagtttacacctttgaacttctgaggaggagtttacattaAGTagattacacctttaaaaggagttctgaaaaggagtttacacaacctttaaaaggagcaagttcattggttgaagtattttctcacaagccccgttgaattctcactacaatctctgctaggataaaaaaggagggcaggagggcaagaAGTTAGTCAATTCTGGGACAGAGTTCGGTTGGCAGTCTGCAAGGGCAACTtagagatgacaggacctttacaatttgaagcataacttagagacaacaggacctttacaatttggcgcccacaatgtggggcaaagacttttgcttatcctgacaaggacaaGATATATTCATTCTTTGCCAGGGAAAGATTCTGACTTAGAAGAAGTATTCTTCCTTACAAACCAAACTGAAGCTAAATTACCTATTAGTCTTTTGAATAGagctatgttttgaaaaaaaatattactaatCTATTTCATATCTATGTTATGTAGATTATTGTAATAAGCTTCATTAAAATTGGAATATAGCAATATGGCTTCATTTATTTTATCCCAAAGTAAACATTTTTCACAGAAGAATTTCTCCAGTACAAATGTTTATGGGAACTTGGAATATTAAATATCAGATCTTTCCCCACAAATCACTGTTGAAAATATTCTATGTCATATAAATCAGATTTATACTAGGAGTTTTTTGGATGGGATTTTGAAATATGTACTATGTCgtgctattttccttttcctcatttctagAATTTTGGTAGTTGACTATATGGTAAATTAGGCCAGGTTACTAATATGGTAGGATATGAGGGATAATGAAAGGTTCTACAAAGATTCCTAACTGGCATTCTTAAATACCTCAACAtttctaattttaactttttttcttattccatcaCACATTTGAGGCTATATCAAAagtacaaaaaacattttttaaaaggtaaccACAATAATAAGCTGGTATGCAGACCAAAAAAGTTTAAGAGTTGATAAATTTACAATCTATTTTTGACCTAAGCCTGGTCCATAAATTGTCTGAAATTTCCTTTGGCATGATTCTAGTATTCCAGTGCACTGAATAGGGTAGAATAAGATAGAATGAATTCCTTAATTTGGCCAGCCTTTAATATTATAACTATAATTTATTCCAGTTAAAGAAAACTAATATAAGTGATATCTTCTAACATCTCTGTTATTTGTAGAAAAATCTCTTAAATTGTTTGTCACCAAAGAAATCCTGTTCCTCAGTGTTACAACTGCCTATACAGGTAAGCAATTAATGAGAGATGGTAAATAACTGATGGTTTTAAGGCAGCATTGTGGCATTATAGAGATAGCAGTCAGAAATAAACCCTTATGCTCTGAGATGGGATAAATGTAATAATTCATTGTATAATGAGATATGCAAAGAATATCATAAGAGGAATCTGACAACagtcccttttaaaaaattgtatgttAATTTAACAACATGAtggttatttttccttcttgaccCCCAAAGGTTTAAAAAAACACCTTGCCTTAAgagaaataagaaacaaaataagaactTTCAGTCTTACAATGTTGTAATCTTGGAGAAAATCCTGTTTTTACCAGTTTAAGtatgaaattatttcttatttgaccAATAGAAAATTGTGTTTAGTTTAAAACATTGTATTGTACCTCCAAACTAAAATACttagattatttttcttatcattttccttACTAAGAAATATTCCTTTACAATTAAGTCGAAAAATTTATCAGTCATTTATAGTAATTATAGCAAAGCTACATACCCTGCTCATCTCCAAAAGAAAGCTAAGAAGTTAGTCTTAGTAATATTTTTATgcattgaaattttattttatcttcaggTTCATATAGATGTCATATTTTATGGTTCGTGCTTTCCATTACATATGTAGCACATCAGAATTGTAGATTAAGTGGAAAAAACATTCCTTAGATGGGAATTAAtagtttaatttaaatattatttcttttaaccaTCTTTAAGCAGTCtgtttttaagtgcctactatgagtCAATCACTGTACTAGGTGCTAGAGATATGGCAAATAACAGTCCCTTTTCAAGCAACTTCTAATTTGCTCTGAGAATTATAAGATTTTTggagttcatatatgtctttttaaTTGATGCTTTTAGACATAGACAATACATACATGATGGAAGAGTAATTTTGATACTATaattaatttaagaa
The Sminthopsis crassicaudata isolate SCR6 chromosome 4, ASM4859323v1, whole genome shotgun sequence genome window above contains:
- the MFSD11 gene encoding UNC93-like protein MFSD11 — encoded protein: MSPESKKLFNIVILGVAFMFMFTAFQTCGNVAQTVIRSLNSTDFHGSGYTSMAIIYGVFSASNLITPSVVAIVGPQLSMFASGLFYSIYIAVFIQPFTWSFYTASVFIGIAAAVLWTAQGNCLTINSDENTIGRNSGIFWALLQSSLFFGNLYIYLAWQGKTQISENDRRTVFIALTVISLVGTVLFFLIRKPDPDNVLGDDESSDNESLEVNMSIQNDMTKAVDAFKKSLKLFVTKEILFLSVTTAYTGLELTFFSGVYGTCIGAVNQFGTEEKGLIGLSGIFIGIGEILGGSLFGLLSKNNRFGRNPVVLLGIFVHFVAFYLIFLNIPSDAPVAPLEGTDSNAYISSSKEIALFCSFLLGLGDSCFNTQLISILGFLYSEDSAPAFAIFKFVQSICAAVAFFYSNYLLLHWQLLIMVIFGFFGTLSFFTVEREAADFVGRSSEYRSI